A region of Anguilla rostrata isolate EN2019 chromosome 10, ASM1855537v3, whole genome shotgun sequence DNA encodes the following proteins:
- the si:ch73-138n13.1 gene encoding zinc finger CCCH domain-containing protein 13 isoform X2, whose protein sequence is MAAQVEVKAGDGTRAGGVGGRLHLSPLADSSNKSPTEAPSGTQGPLILAPEPSKPVPGPKPRLTPKPFAVEKNPSIRPIPAPKPHARPRPEPTRPTSYKPDPPSTPKPASAKPAHASAQRPVPTTPKHPTPTSLKPTPKPAPTVQPRKPAPPLSPGEPAKLTILETVKSQGPRSGLPQKQGPQAAPAAEWSGTTQQEGEKQRMEGSGRVGAPIMRAKSMGFLNQTAREDEKVAERAKGGGATEPAVPMRPQPRGSRPRPVSAVFLPSPTQSESPGPAPPSRWVGRRPLSADLTSKFESIGLSLHRRPGKADSKENTPEGGREEDGAPARRKEKEKGAGPTPSSPSPLSPAPDTELKPKASVPEQPSEKQDQEEKEEEKSGGSIKRRISLLFDSSSSSSPGGGPSAAGAEPRPSAQPIPETDIGVGVKQRIKKLTEDAPPTPPSPKAAFKPRPLPSDLTKRFAAEKPAELSGLSPSGLEREGSRGQPQDGSEAHGKVEDSAVGHTDEAREEKEDRAVFQFPQAQPAHAPAPADQSGASAEERRAESEVQEACPSGSVQTVRAAMFENVVERHSVHVVEEAGGASGQLGRSVSLRRSEGGDTMPPASPLPVEHVFDTVPAVGEKRAVVENVRPAQLEDKAMTLRSRRAGAGQAEDTPPPRPPAQRDPPREKPEAPPQPAEQAPRYLRVGALKKWGAKEPEAETGRWAEPEAETGRWAEPDRQKPESTAQLEPEKERHREWEGEEVGAPKRLKMLEGDDPQPKPRATYFALTGQMQEPQPAEGRGGDGTGGADVTLEDFSVKPGRWGSPGPMRRNPSLDAALSKSSPSEAPGQGSLFGRGQAPAEREALREMETEQELKAQRDTGWERQRELERQRAFEREKEMERKREMERQREIERERQREMERQREMERQREMERQREMERQKELERQREVERQKEIERERQREMERQREMERQREMERQKQIERERQREIERQREIERQREIERQKELEKERQREMVRLREIELERQREMERQKEMERQREMERQKEMERQREVERQKEMERQREMERQKEMERQREMERQKEMERQLLELEKQRRAERERAEKQKETERQIDIERQMFLEFEKQKAIERERQQEAEREKQREMERARQREMERQKEMERQRQKELERQREMERQREMERQKEMERQREMERQREMERQKEMERQREMQRQKEMERQLLELEKQRRAEREGKEREQERVRQLLQQQEMERQRAVERERETMRREEVMSSLRPGVLDLDSVSLADRHFKVSQGSDPGSVRSKLPSPRAEDAYRPGILDIDSFRSQPRPSPPGAAFPAAGIQGQPRTPEAPERPFGRPGPVWSASQLEFWEHRGGDAPPAPGGWAAPEPPQKPAGKPILEQLLLAQEERLAAPSLVPERRWSGLPVDSAAWAPSPGRETAGAAAPQSNRHGYADLAFLESPWLPRDPVAPVPLVQRGESVALRGQQSLQAKDLTRARSRSVSRRSAPAESPLEGPLSRMRSRSAHREKDLRSWLKRCAGAEEEGRDTDTLVQETDSQYGTWDTGLRTDDSLTPATPSSDSNLSSSPRKQTPPLTPGGPATPSDGDTPDGLSPAPLPGAEPLPFPETSTTLLDSSALRSRVQLAKRRSKRGLPSRAARQSAALSVLQEGQGGAGDDWHFRDSTEEKAESSKQEDSDPEEQPRGAELRPPASQPQRVALFPGMDPSALKAQLKKRGDSDNQVDGASPSASQLSRSPKSPFLPRASRVLPPAGGKENGEESSPQWLRELKSKKRLSQYENDA, encoded by the exons ATGGCGGCTCAGGTGGAGGTGAAGGCGGGAGACGGGACGAGGGCGGGAGGCGTGGGAGGGCGTCTGCACCTCAGCCCCCTGGCGGACTCCAGCAACAAAAGCCCCACGGAGGCCCCCTCCGGCACCCAGGGTCCTCTCATTCTGGCCCCGGAGCCCAGCAAGCCCGTGCCAGGGCCCAAACCTCGCCTCACCCCCAAGCCTTTCGCCGTCGAGAAGAACCCCAGCATCCGCCCCATCCCTGCCCCCAAGCCTCacgccaggccccgccccgaACCTACTCGCCCCACCTCCTACAAACCCGACCCGCCCAGCACCCCTAAACCTGCTTCGGCAAAGCCCGCGCATGCCAGCGCGCAGAGGCCGGTGCCCACCACCCCTAAACACCCCACCCCTACATCCCTCAAACCCACCCCCAAGCCCGCCCCCACCGTTCAGCCCCGCAAACCTGCACCTCCGCTCTCGCCAGGGGAGCCCGCTAAGCTCACCATACTTGAAACCGTCAAGTCCCAGGGCCCCAGGTCAGGGCTGCCCCAAAAGCAGGGCCCCCAGGCGGCCCCGGCCGCCGAGTGGTCCGGAACGAcgcagcaggagggagagaagcagaggatgGAGGGAAGCGGGAGGGTCGGGGCTCCCATAATGCGGGCTAAGTCCATGGGCTTTCTCAACCAGACGGCTCGAGAGGACGAGAAGGTGGCGGAGAGAGCgaaggggggcggagccaccgAGCCAGCCGTCCCCATGCGACCCCAGCCCAGAGGCTCCCGGCCCAGGCCCGTCTCCGCGGTCTTCCTGCCGTCCCCCACCCAATCGGAGtctccaggccccgcccctccctcccgttGGGTGGGCCGACGGCCCCTCTCCGCCGACCTCACCTCCAAGTTTGAGTCCATTGGCCTGTCCCTGCACCGCCGGCCGGGCAAGGCAGACAGCAAGGAGAACACTCCGGaaggaggcagggaggaggacGGCGCGCCAGCCAGGaggaaggaaaaggaaaaaggggcggggccgacGCCATCGTCGCCGTCGCCGTTGTCGCCTGCGCCCGACACCGAGCTCAAGCCCAAGGCCTCTGTGCCGGAGCAACCGAGCgagaaacaagaccaggaagagaaagaggaggagaagagcggCGGCAGTATAAAGAGGCGGATTAGCCTCCTGTTcgactcctcctcttcctcctccccggGCGGCGGCCCGTCTGCCGCTGGGGCGGAGCCGCGCCCTTCAGCCCAGCCCATCCCCGAGACGGACATCGGGGTGGGAGTGAAACAGCGAATTAAAAAGCTGACCGAAGACGCGCCCCCCACGCCTCCCTCTCCAAAAGCGGCGTTCAAGCCCCGCCCTCTGCCCTCTGACCTCACCAAAAG ATTTGCTGCTGAGAAGCCAGCGGAGCTTAGCGGCCTGTCGCCAAGCGGcttggagagagaggggtcgaGAGGTCAGCCGCAGGATGGCAGCGAGGCTCATGGGAAG gttgaAGACTCTGCTGTGGGCCACACTGACGAAGcgagagaagaaaaagaggacAGGGCGGTATTTCAGTTCCCCCAGGCCCAGCCagcccacgcccccgcccccgccgacCAATCGGGTGCGAGCGCGGAAGAGCGGAGGGCGGAGAGCGAGGTGCAGGAGGCGTGCCCCAGCGGCAGCGTGCAGACGGTCCGGGCGGCCATGTTTGAGAACGTGGTGGAGCGGCACAGCGTGCACGTGGTGGAggaggcgggcggggccagcggGCAGCTCGGGCGGAGCGTCTCGCTGAGGCGGAGCGAGGGCGGGGACACGAtgccccccgccagccccctcCCGGTGGAGCACGTGTTCGACACAGTGCCGGCCGTCGGGGAGAAGAGGGCGGTGGTGGAGAACGTGCGCCCCGCCCAGCTGGAGGACAAGGCCATGACGCTGCGTTCCCGCCGGGCGGGGGCCGGGCAGGCGGAGGACACGCCCCCGCCGCGGCCCCCCGCTCAGAGAGACCCCCCCAGGGAGAAGccggaggccccgccccagccGGCGGAACAAGCGCCGCGGTACCTGCGGGTCGGAGCCCTGAAGAAGTGGGGCGCCAAGGAGCCGGAGGCGGAGACAGGGCGGTGGGCGGAGCCGGAGGCGGAGACAGGGCGGTGGGCGGAGCCGGACAGACAGAAGCCGGAGAGCACCGCGCAGCTGGAGCCCGAGAAGGAGAGGCAtagagagtgggagggggaggaggtgggggcgcCCAAACGTTTGAAGATGCTGGAGGGGGACGACCCGCAGCCCAAGCCCAGGGCCACGTATTTCGCCCTCACCGGGCAGATGCAGGAGCCCCAGCCGGCGGAGGGGCGCGGCGGGGACGGGACTGGGGGCGCCGACGTCACCTTGGAAGATTTCTCGGTGAAGCCTGGGAGGTGGGGCTCCCCGGGGCCGATGCGCAGAAACCCGTCTCTGGACGCGGCGCTGTCCAAGAGCAGCCCGAGCGAGGCCCCGGGCCAGGGCTCCCTCTTCGGGAGGGGCCAGGCCCCCGCGGAGAGGGAGGCGCTTCGAGAAATGGAAACGGAGCAGGAGCTCAAGGCCCAGAGGGACACGGGGTGGGAGAGACAACGAGAGCTGGAACGACAGAGAGCCTttgaaagggaaaaagagatggagaggaagagagagatggagagacagagagagattgagagggaACGACAGAGGGAaatggagaggcagagagagatggagagacagagggagatggagagacagagagagatggagaggcaAAAAGAgttggagagacagagagaggtggagaggcaaaaagagatagagagggaaaggcaaagagagatggagagacaaagggagatggagagacagagagagatggagaggcagAAACAGATTGAGcgggaaaggcagagagagattgagagacagagggagatagagagacagagagagattgaaagGCAAAAAGAGTTGGAGAAGGAAAGGCAAAGAGAGATGGTGAGACTAAGGGAGATAGAattggagagacagagggagatggagaggcagaaagagatggagagacagagggagatggagaggcagaaagagatggagagacagagggaggtagagaggcagaaagagatggagagacagagggagatggagaggcagaaagagatggagagacagagggagatggagagacagaaagagatggagagacagctgttggagctggagaagcagagacgagcagagagagagagagcagaaaagcagaaggagactgagagacagatagacattGAGAGACAGATGTTCTTGGAGTTTGAGAAACAGAAGGCGATTGAAAGGGAGAGACAACAagaagctgagagagagaaacaaagggagatggagagggccaggcagagagagatggaacgacagaaagaaatggagagacaaagacaaaaagaactggagagacagagggagatggaaagacagagggagatggagaggcagaaagagatggagagacagagggagatggagagacagagggagatggagaggcagaaagagatggagagacagagggagatgcagaggcagaaagagatggagagacagctgttggagctggagaagcagagacgagcagagagagaggggaaggagagagagcaggagcgagtgaggcagctgctgcagcagcaagaaatggagagacagagggctGTGGAGCGGGAGAGGGAAACGATGAGaagggaggaagtgatgtcgtCGCTCAGGCCCGGGGTGCTGGACCTGGACTCCGTGTCCCTGGCCGACCGGCACTTTAAGGTCTCCCAGGGCAGCGACCCCGGCAGCGTCCGGTCGAAGCTGCCCTCACCGCGCGCGGAGGACGCTTACCGGCCCGGCATCCTGGACATCGACTCCTTCCgctcccagccccgcccctccccgccggGCGCGGCCTTCCCCGCGGCGGGCATCCAGGGCCAGCCCCGCACCCCCGAGGCCCCGGAGAGGCCCTTCGGGAGGCCCGGCCCCGTGTGGTCCGCCTCCCAGCTGGAGTTCTGGGAGCACCGAGGGGGAGACGCTCCCCCTGCCCCTGGCGGCTGGGCGGCCCCCGAGCCCCCCCAGAAGCCGGCCGGCAAGCCCATCctggagcagctgctgctggcGCAGGAGGAGAGGCTGGCGGCCCCCAGCCTGGTCCCCGAGCGCCGCTGGTCCGGTCTGCCCGTCGACTCCGCCGCCTGGGCGCCCTCTCCCGGGAGGGAGACCGCAGGGGCTGCCGCTCCTCAGTCTAATCGCCATGGTTACGCCGACCTGGCCTTCCTGGAGTCTCCCTGGTTGCCCCGGGACCCTGTCGCTCCTGTGCCGCTGGTCCAGAGAGGAGAGTCAGTGGCCCTTCGAGGACAGCAGAGCCTTCAGGCCAAG GACCTGACGCGGGCGCGGTCGCGGAGCGTGTCGCGCAGGTCGGCGCCGGCGGAGAGCCCCCTGGAGGGGCCGCTGTCCCGCATGAGGAGCCGCAGCGCCCACCGGGAGAAGGACCTGCGCTCCTGG CTGAAGCGGTGTGCGGGCgctgaggaggaggggcgggacACGGACACGCTCGTCCAGGAGACGGACAGCCAGTACGGGACGTGGGACACCGGGCTGCGTACGGATGACAG CCTGACGCCGGCCACCCCTTCCTCTGACAGCAACCTCAGCTCGTCGCCGCGGAAACAGACGCCCCCGCTCACGCCCGGGGGTCCCGCCACGCCCAGCGACGGCGACACTCCCGACGGCCTGTCCCCCGCGCCCCTGCCCGGGGcggagcccctccccttccctgag aCCTCCACCACCCTGCTGGACTCCAGCGCTCTGCGCTCGCGGGTGCAGCTGGCTAAGAGGCGCAGTAAACGCGGGCTGCCGTCGCGGGCCGCCCGCCAGAGCGCCGCGCTCTCCGTGCTGCAGGAGGgccagggcggggccggggacgACTGGCACTTCCGCGACTCCACAG agGAGAAGGCGGAGAGCTCGAAGCAGGAGGACTCGGACCCGGAGGAGCAGCCCAGAGGAgcggagctccgccccccggcCTCCCAGCCGCAGAGGGTCGCTCTCTTCCCCGGGATGGACCCCTCCGCCCTCAAG GCCCAGCTGAAAAAGAGGGGCGACTCTGACAATCAGGTCGACGGAGCCTCTCCTTCCGCCTCTCAGCTGTCCCGCTCTCCCAAATCGCCATTCCTCCCCAGAGCCTCCCgcgtgctgccccctgctggcgggAAAGAGAACGG AGAAGAGTCTTCACCTCAGTGGCTGCGGGAACTCAAATCTAAGAAGCGCTTGAGTCAGTATGAAAACGACGCTTAG
- the si:ch73-138n13.1 gene encoding titin homolog isoform X1 → MAAQVEVKAGDGTRAGGVGGRLHLSPLADSSNKSPTEAPSGTQGPLILAPEPSKPVPGPKPRLTPKPFAVEKNPSIRPIPAPKPHARPRPEPTRPTSYKPDPPSTPKPASAKPAHASAQRPVPTTPKHPTPTSLKPTPKPAPTVQPRKPAPPLSPGEPAKLTILETVKSQGPRSGLPQKQGPQAAPAAEWSGTTQQEGEKQRMEGSGRVGAPIMRAKSMGFLNQTAREDEKVAERAKGGGATEPAVPMRPQPRGSRPRPVSAVFLPSPTQSESPGPAPPSRWVGRRPLSADLTSKFESIGLSLHRRPGKADSKENTPEGGREEDGAPARRKEKEKGAGPTPSSPSPLSPAPDTELKPKASVPEQPSEKQDQEEKEEEKSGGSIKRRISLLFDSSSSSSPGGGPSAAGAEPRPSAQPIPETDIGVGVKQRIKKLTEDAPPTPPSPKAAFKPRPLPSDLTKRFAAEKPAELSGLSPSGLEREGSRGQPQDGSEAHGKVEDSAVGHTDEAREEKEDRAVFQFPQAQPAHAPAPADQSGASAEERRAESEVQEACPSGSVQTVRAAMFENVVERHSVHVVEEAGGASGQLGRSVSLRRSEGGDTMPPASPLPVEHVFDTVPAVGEKRAVVENVRPAQLEDKAMTLRSRRAGAGQAEDTPPPRPPAQRDPPREKPEAPPQPAEQAPRYLRVGALKKWGAKEPEAETGRWAEPEAETGRWAEPDRQKPESTAQLEPEKERHREWEGEEVGAPKRLKMLEGDDPQPKPRATYFALTGQMQEPQPAEGRGGDGTGGADVTLEDFSVKPGRWGSPGPMRRNPSLDAALSKSSPSEAPGQGSLFGRGQAPAEREALREMETEQELKAQRDTGWERQRELERQRAFEREKEMERKREMERQREIERERQREMERQREMERQREMERQREMERQKELERQREVERQKEIERERQREMERQREMERQREMERQKQIERERQREIERQREIERQREIERQKELEKERQREMVRLREIELERQREMERQKEMERQREMERQKEMERQREVERQKEMERQREMERQKEMERQREMERQKEMERQLLELEKQRRAERERAEKQKETERQIDIERQMFLEFEKQKAIERERQQEAEREKQREMERARQREMERQKEMERQRQKELERQREMERQREMERQKEMERQREMERQREMERQKEMERQREMQRQKEMERQLLELEKQRRAEREGKEREQERVRQLLQQQEMERQRAVERERETMRREEVMSSLRPGVLDLDSVSLADRHFKVSQGSDPGSVRSKLPSPRAEDAYRPGILDIDSFRSQPRPSPPGAAFPAAGIQGQPRTPEAPERPFGRPGPVWSASQLEFWEHRGGDAPPAPGGWAAPEPPQKPAGKPILEQLLLAQEERLAAPSLVPERRWSGLPVDSAAWAPSPGRETAGAAAPQSNRHGYADLAFLESPWLPRDPVAPVPLVQRGESVALRGQQSLQAKDLTRARSRSVSRRSAPAESPLEGPLSRMRSRSAHREKDLRSWEQLKRCAGAEEEGRDTDTLVQETDSQYGTWDTGLRTDDSLTPATPSSDSNLSSSPRKQTPPLTPGGPATPSDGDTPDGLSPAPLPGAEPLPFPETSTTLLDSSALRSRVQLAKRRSKRGLPSRAARQSAALSVLQEGQGGAGDDWHFRDSTEEKAESSKQEDSDPEEQPRGAELRPPASQPQRVALFPGMDPSALKAQLKKRGDSDNQVDGASPSASQLSRSPKSPFLPRASRVLPPAGGKENGEESSPQWLRELKSKKRLSQYENDA, encoded by the exons ATGGCGGCTCAGGTGGAGGTGAAGGCGGGAGACGGGACGAGGGCGGGAGGCGTGGGAGGGCGTCTGCACCTCAGCCCCCTGGCGGACTCCAGCAACAAAAGCCCCACGGAGGCCCCCTCCGGCACCCAGGGTCCTCTCATTCTGGCCCCGGAGCCCAGCAAGCCCGTGCCAGGGCCCAAACCTCGCCTCACCCCCAAGCCTTTCGCCGTCGAGAAGAACCCCAGCATCCGCCCCATCCCTGCCCCCAAGCCTCacgccaggccccgccccgaACCTACTCGCCCCACCTCCTACAAACCCGACCCGCCCAGCACCCCTAAACCTGCTTCGGCAAAGCCCGCGCATGCCAGCGCGCAGAGGCCGGTGCCCACCACCCCTAAACACCCCACCCCTACATCCCTCAAACCCACCCCCAAGCCCGCCCCCACCGTTCAGCCCCGCAAACCTGCACCTCCGCTCTCGCCAGGGGAGCCCGCTAAGCTCACCATACTTGAAACCGTCAAGTCCCAGGGCCCCAGGTCAGGGCTGCCCCAAAAGCAGGGCCCCCAGGCGGCCCCGGCCGCCGAGTGGTCCGGAACGAcgcagcaggagggagagaagcagaggatgGAGGGAAGCGGGAGGGTCGGGGCTCCCATAATGCGGGCTAAGTCCATGGGCTTTCTCAACCAGACGGCTCGAGAGGACGAGAAGGTGGCGGAGAGAGCgaaggggggcggagccaccgAGCCAGCCGTCCCCATGCGACCCCAGCCCAGAGGCTCCCGGCCCAGGCCCGTCTCCGCGGTCTTCCTGCCGTCCCCCACCCAATCGGAGtctccaggccccgcccctccctcccgttGGGTGGGCCGACGGCCCCTCTCCGCCGACCTCACCTCCAAGTTTGAGTCCATTGGCCTGTCCCTGCACCGCCGGCCGGGCAAGGCAGACAGCAAGGAGAACACTCCGGaaggaggcagggaggaggacGGCGCGCCAGCCAGGaggaaggaaaaggaaaaaggggcggggccgacGCCATCGTCGCCGTCGCCGTTGTCGCCTGCGCCCGACACCGAGCTCAAGCCCAAGGCCTCTGTGCCGGAGCAACCGAGCgagaaacaagaccaggaagagaaagaggaggagaagagcggCGGCAGTATAAAGAGGCGGATTAGCCTCCTGTTcgactcctcctcttcctcctccccggGCGGCGGCCCGTCTGCCGCTGGGGCGGAGCCGCGCCCTTCAGCCCAGCCCATCCCCGAGACGGACATCGGGGTGGGAGTGAAACAGCGAATTAAAAAGCTGACCGAAGACGCGCCCCCCACGCCTCCCTCTCCAAAAGCGGCGTTCAAGCCCCGCCCTCTGCCCTCTGACCTCACCAAAAG ATTTGCTGCTGAGAAGCCAGCGGAGCTTAGCGGCCTGTCGCCAAGCGGcttggagagagaggggtcgaGAGGTCAGCCGCAGGATGGCAGCGAGGCTCATGGGAAG gttgaAGACTCTGCTGTGGGCCACACTGACGAAGcgagagaagaaaaagaggacAGGGCGGTATTTCAGTTCCCCCAGGCCCAGCCagcccacgcccccgcccccgccgacCAATCGGGTGCGAGCGCGGAAGAGCGGAGGGCGGAGAGCGAGGTGCAGGAGGCGTGCCCCAGCGGCAGCGTGCAGACGGTCCGGGCGGCCATGTTTGAGAACGTGGTGGAGCGGCACAGCGTGCACGTGGTGGAggaggcgggcggggccagcggGCAGCTCGGGCGGAGCGTCTCGCTGAGGCGGAGCGAGGGCGGGGACACGAtgccccccgccagccccctcCCGGTGGAGCACGTGTTCGACACAGTGCCGGCCGTCGGGGAGAAGAGGGCGGTGGTGGAGAACGTGCGCCCCGCCCAGCTGGAGGACAAGGCCATGACGCTGCGTTCCCGCCGGGCGGGGGCCGGGCAGGCGGAGGACACGCCCCCGCCGCGGCCCCCCGCTCAGAGAGACCCCCCCAGGGAGAAGccggaggccccgccccagccGGCGGAACAAGCGCCGCGGTACCTGCGGGTCGGAGCCCTGAAGAAGTGGGGCGCCAAGGAGCCGGAGGCGGAGACAGGGCGGTGGGCGGAGCCGGAGGCGGAGACAGGGCGGTGGGCGGAGCCGGACAGACAGAAGCCGGAGAGCACCGCGCAGCTGGAGCCCGAGAAGGAGAGGCAtagagagtgggagggggaggaggtgggggcgcCCAAACGTTTGAAGATGCTGGAGGGGGACGACCCGCAGCCCAAGCCCAGGGCCACGTATTTCGCCCTCACCGGGCAGATGCAGGAGCCCCAGCCGGCGGAGGGGCGCGGCGGGGACGGGACTGGGGGCGCCGACGTCACCTTGGAAGATTTCTCGGTGAAGCCTGGGAGGTGGGGCTCCCCGGGGCCGATGCGCAGAAACCCGTCTCTGGACGCGGCGCTGTCCAAGAGCAGCCCGAGCGAGGCCCCGGGCCAGGGCTCCCTCTTCGGGAGGGGCCAGGCCCCCGCGGAGAGGGAGGCGCTTCGAGAAATGGAAACGGAGCAGGAGCTCAAGGCCCAGAGGGACACGGGGTGGGAGAGACAACGAGAGCTGGAACGACAGAGAGCCTttgaaagggaaaaagagatggagaggaagagagagatggagagacagagagagattgagagggaACGACAGAGGGAaatggagaggcagagagagatggagagacagagggagatggagagacagagagagatggagaggcaAAAAGAgttggagagacagagagaggtggagaggcaaaaagagatagagagggaaaggcaaagagagatggagagacaaagggagatggagagacagagagagatggagaggcagAAACAGATTGAGcgggaaaggcagagagagattgagagacagagggagatagagagacagagagagattgaaagGCAAAAAGAGTTGGAGAAGGAAAGGCAAAGAGAGATGGTGAGACTAAGGGAGATAGAattggagagacagagggagatggagaggcagaaagagatggagagacagagggagatggagaggcagaaagagatggagagacagagggaggtagagaggcagaaagagatggagagacagagggagatggagaggcagaaagagatggagagacagagggagatggagagacagaaagagatggagagacagctgttggagctggagaagcagagacgagcagagagagagagagcagaaaagcagaaggagactgagagacagatagacattGAGAGACAGATGTTCTTGGAGTTTGAGAAACAGAAGGCGATTGAAAGGGAGAGACAACAagaagctgagagagagaaacaaagggagatggagagggccaggcagagagagatggaacgacagaaagaaatggagagacaaagacaaaaagaactggagagacagagggagatggaaagacagagggagatggagaggcagaaagagatggagagacagagggagatggagagacagagggagatggagaggcagaaagagatggagagacagagggagatgcagaggcagaaagagatggagagacagctgttggagctggagaagcagagacgagcagagagagaggggaaggagagagagcaggagcgagtgaggcagctgctgcagcagcaagaaatggagagacagagggctGTGGAGCGGGAGAGGGAAACGATGAGaagggaggaagtgatgtcgtCGCTCAGGCCCGGGGTGCTGGACCTGGACTCCGTGTCCCTGGCCGACCGGCACTTTAAGGTCTCCCAGGGCAGCGACCCCGGCAGCGTCCGGTCGAAGCTGCCCTCACCGCGCGCGGAGGACGCTTACCGGCCCGGCATCCTGGACATCGACTCCTTCCgctcccagccccgcccctccccgccggGCGCGGCCTTCCCCGCGGCGGGCATCCAGGGCCAGCCCCGCACCCCCGAGGCCCCGGAGAGGCCCTTCGGGAGGCCCGGCCCCGTGTGGTCCGCCTCCCAGCTGGAGTTCTGGGAGCACCGAGGGGGAGACGCTCCCCCTGCCCCTGGCGGCTGGGCGGCCCCCGAGCCCCCCCAGAAGCCGGCCGGCAAGCCCATCctggagcagctgctgctggcGCAGGAGGAGAGGCTGGCGGCCCCCAGCCTGGTCCCCGAGCGCCGCTGGTCCGGTCTGCCCGTCGACTCCGCCGCCTGGGCGCCCTCTCCCGGGAGGGAGACCGCAGGGGCTGCCGCTCCTCAGTCTAATCGCCATGGTTACGCCGACCTGGCCTTCCTGGAGTCTCCCTGGTTGCCCCGGGACCCTGTCGCTCCTGTGCCGCTGGTCCAGAGAGGAGAGTCAGTGGCCCTTCGAGGACAGCAGAGCCTTCAGGCCAAG GACCTGACGCGGGCGCGGTCGCGGAGCGTGTCGCGCAGGTCGGCGCCGGCGGAGAGCCCCCTGGAGGGGCCGCTGTCCCGCATGAGGAGCCGCAGCGCCCACCGGGAGAAGGACCTGCGCTCCTGG GAGCAGCTGAAGCGGTGTGCGGGCgctgaggaggaggggcgggacACGGACACGCTCGTCCAGGAGACGGACAGCCAGTACGGGACGTGGGACACCGGGCTGCGTACGGATGACAG CCTGACGCCGGCCACCCCTTCCTCTGACAGCAACCTCAGCTCGTCGCCGCGGAAACAGACGCCCCCGCTCACGCCCGGGGGTCCCGCCACGCCCAGCGACGGCGACACTCCCGACGGCCTGTCCCCCGCGCCCCTGCCCGGGGcggagcccctccccttccctgag aCCTCCACCACCCTGCTGGACTCCAGCGCTCTGCGCTCGCGGGTGCAGCTGGCTAAGAGGCGCAGTAAACGCGGGCTGCCGTCGCGGGCCGCCCGCCAGAGCGCCGCGCTCTCCGTGCTGCAGGAGGgccagggcggggccggggacgACTGGCACTTCCGCGACTCCACAG agGAGAAGGCGGAGAGCTCGAAGCAGGAGGACTCGGACCCGGAGGAGCAGCCCAGAGGAgcggagctccgccccccggcCTCCCAGCCGCAGAGGGTCGCTCTCTTCCCCGGGATGGACCCCTCCGCCCTCAAG GCCCAGCTGAAAAAGAGGGGCGACTCTGACAATCAGGTCGACGGAGCCTCTCCTTCCGCCTCTCAGCTGTCCCGCTCTCCCAAATCGCCATTCCTCCCCAGAGCCTCCCgcgtgctgccccctgctggcgggAAAGAGAACGG AGAAGAGTCTTCACCTCAGTGGCTGCGGGAACTCAAATCTAAGAAGCGCTTGAGTCAGTATGAAAACGACGCTTAG